Proteins found in one Terriglobia bacterium genomic segment:
- a CDS encoding ABC transporter permease has translation MNFFQFLARHRLEVATLIWEHLWLVGMSMLLAVAIGVPLGILLTRKPGWKTLILGTNNVIQTIPSLALFGLLLPLPWLGVRADRLTITALTLYALLPIVRNTYTGISGIDAPVRESALAMGMDSRQILLQVELPLAAPVILAGVRVATVITIGVATIAAAIGAGGLGEFIFRGLSMVDNNVILAGAIPAALMALAADGALGLVQRALQRPRH, from the coding sequence ATGAACTTCTTTCAATTCCTTGCCAGGCATCGACTCGAAGTCGCCACCCTCATCTGGGAGCACCTGTGGCTCGTCGGCATGTCGATGCTGCTCGCCGTCGCCATCGGTGTCCCGCTCGGAATTTTATTAACGCGAAAGCCCGGCTGGAAAACCCTGATCCTCGGTACAAACAACGTCATCCAGACCATCCCCAGTCTCGCCCTTTTCGGCCTCTTGCTGCCGCTTCCCTGGCTCGGCGTTCGTGCCGATCGCCTCACCATCACCGCGCTCACTCTTTACGCGCTGCTCCCCATCGTTCGCAACACTTACACCGGCATCAGCGGTATCGATGCTCCCGTCCGGGAATCCGCTCTCGCCATGGGCATGGACTCCCGCCAGATCCTCCTCCAGGTCGAACTCCCTCTCGCCGCCCCTGTGATCCTCGCCGGCGTGCGTGTCGCCACCGTCATCACCATCGGCGTCGCAACCATCGCTGCCGCCATTGGCGCCGGGGGTCTCGGCGAATTCATCTTCCGCGGACTCTCCATGGTCGATAACAACGTCATCCTCGCTGGAGCTATCCCGGCCGCGCTCATGGCGCTCGCCGCCGACGGAGCCTTGGGCCTGGTCCAGCGCGCCCTCCAGCGCCCGCGCCACTGA